TGGTTTTGTGCCTGTTCCTCTTTTCCCCGGGCAGCCTGTTCCTGCTCTTTCTGACGCTCCTCTTCCATTATTCTTAGGAGTTTGTCCTGCTTTGCCCTGCGTGCTTGCAGCTCTTCGTCGGGCGCGGGAGCCTCGTCAAGTTCCAACTGTTCAGCAGTGCTGTGGCCGGCGCGATCACTATAGTGAACATGACCATCCTCATCAACCCACTTATAGACGCCCCCGGCTAAACCCGCACTGCAGTACGCAAGCAACGTCAGGACAAACAGCAGCCGTTCGACCTGGTGACTCGAACGACATAACGCCTTCCCAAATGATTCCCTAACTGGATACGTCTGAATCGGCATCGAGGAGGTCGTTGTGAGGGCCGTAGGGCGGTGAACGAGGTTACGCACGTCACGAGATGTGATAGGCGTTTCTATTTAGCGCTCCAGGTATTGAAGCTTGTCGTCAACGTCTTTCCATTCGTCGGCGTCTGGCGGGGCCTCTTTCATCTGATTGATGACCGGCCAAGTCTTGGAAAGTTCCGCGTTGAGCTCAAGGTACTGTTTTTCGTCTTCGGGTAGATCGTCCTCTGAACAGATGGCGTCAACAGGACACTCTGGCTCGCAAAGCGTGCAATCGATGCACTCATCGGGGTCGATAACCAGCATGTTGGGGCCTTCATGGAAGCAGTCGACCGGGCAAACTTCCACGCAATCCGTATATTTGCACTTGATGCAGGCGTCCTTTACGACGAATGTCATGTATCTGCGTTCCTAAAAATTCAATGGTTATTTATGCACGATTTTATGCTGCTTTAGGGGATTTAGCGAACGACCCCCAAGCGAAGTGTAAGGGACACAACCCGCCTGCTCACTGTAACAACGACCGAAGCCGATAGAGTGTCTCCAGCGCCTCAATGGGTGTCATGCAATCCGGATCGATCAGCTTAAGCGCGTCAACGAGCGGATTGTGTTGCATTTGGGTGAAGAGATCACTTTGGTGCTCATTCACGGGTTGGGTTGGGGAAGCTTGCGGCGCCTCTAGCTCGTCCAAGCGCCGCCTCGCCTGGTCTACAACGGGGCGTGGCAGTCCCGCGAGCAGTGCGACTTGCAAGCCATAGCTACGATCGGCCGGGCCTTCTTTCACCGCGTGCAGAAACACAATCTTGTCGCCGTGCTCGATGGCATCAAGATGCACATTGGCCACACTGTCATCAATGGCCGGCAACGCCGTGAGTTCGAAGTAGTGGGTCGCGAAAAGCGTAAAGGCGCCAATTTCCTTGGCGAGATGTTCTGCTGCGGCCCACGCAAGTGCCAGCCCATCAAAGGTACTCGTTCCCCGGCCGACCTCGTCCATCAACACAAGACTCTCCCGGGTGGCGTTATGAAGGATGTTAGCCGTCTCCGTCATCTCGACCATGAAGGTGGAGCGCCCGCCCGCGAGATCGTCGAATGCGCCGATGCGCGTAAATATTCGGTCTACTGGACCAATGATCGCCGCCTTAGCAGGTACGAAGCTGCCGATGTGGGCGAGGATCACGATGAGCGCAGCCTGGCGCATATAAGTCGATTTACCGCCCATGTTTGGGCCGGTGATGATGAGCATGCGGCGCCCATCGGCAAGCTCTAGGTCGTTGGGTACGAAGGGCTCGGTTGCCGCATGTTCCACCACTAAGTGGCGGCCGGCCTCGATCCGGTAGCCCGGATCATCGGTGAGTTCGGGTGCATTGAGATTCAAGGTGTCTGCCCGTTCCGCAAGGGTGGTCAGAACATCCAGTTCTGCCAAAGCCGCGCTGCATGCCTGCAGCGCGGGCAGATCTCCAATTAACTGCTCCAGGAGATCGTCATAAAGGGCCTTTTCCTTGGCCAATGCGCGCTCTCGGGCGCTCAACACTTTATCCTCGAACGCCTTAAGCTCCGGGATGATAAAGCGCTCTGTGCTCTTGAGTGTCTGGCGGCGGGTGTATGTCGGCGGTATCCGGTGGCTCTGGCTGCGCGCTACCTCAATGTAATAGCCGTGCACCCGGTTGTATCCCACCTTGAGGTTGGAAATTCCTGTAACTTCCCGTTCCCGTGCTTCCAGTTCCACGAGGTAGTTGCCGGCTTCACTCGCAAGCTCTCGGAGTTCGTCCAGCTCGGCATCGAAGCCCGGTGCGATCACGCCACCGTCGCGTAACAGCACCGGTGGTGTCTCCACAATGGCATCCTCCAGCAGGCGATGGAGTTCCGGGAATTCGCCCGCCTCGTCCCCCAAGGTCTGAATCAGGGGGCTGTCTAACGCGCCTAAGAGGGTGGCGAGCTCGGGGAGCGTGCCGAGGGAACTTCTGAGCTGGCCCAGATCCCTTGGGCGCGCCGATTTCAGGGCGATGCGCGCGAGTATCCGTTCCATGTCGCCAACGCGGCGCAGGACCCGGCGCAGTAGGTCAAATTGCTGCTGGGTGATAAGCGTATCAACGGCATGGTGGCGTAGTTTGAGGAGCTGTCGGTCTCGGATCGGGCGGTTCAGCCAGCGCCGGAGCAAGCGGCTACCCATGGCGGTCACCGTGGTATCCATGATCTGTCTGAGGTTGTTCTCCGAGCTGCCCACCAAGCTGCGGTCAAGTTCCAGGTTTCGACGGCTGATTGAGTCGAGGATGATGCTCTCATCCGGCAGTTCGACGCGAAGTCCGTGAATATGCGGGAGGTTTGCCTGCTGGGTGTCGTGCGCATACTGTAAGAGGCAGCCAGCCGCGCCAATTGCGAGCGGCATCGACTCGCAACCAAAGCCTGAGAGATCACGCACCCGAAACTGGCGGGTCAAAGCACGCCGAGCGGCGTCGGAGTCGAAATACCAGGGTGGCTGACGGCGCAACCCGGGCCACGATTCGATGCTTGAGAGGCCATGATGATCTTCACTGATGAGAAGTTCGGCAGGTTTCAGGCGCTCGAGTTCGCTCATAAGTGCTTCGTTGCCCCTGACTTCCATAACGCGAAAGTGTCCGCTGCTGAGTTCGAGGGCTGCGATGCCGAAGATCTCCCCGCCCGCGTTCACTGCGACCAAGAGGTTGTCCTCCCGATTGTCGAGCAAGGCCTCATCGGTGACAGTGCCGGGGGTGACGATGCGCACCACCTTGCGCTCAACGGGCCCTTTCGTAGTGCTGGGATCGCCGATCTGGTCGCAGATGACCACCGGTTCGCCGATGCGCACCAATTTTGCTAGGTAGGCGTCAACGGCGTGTGCGGGCATGCCGGCCATGGGGATAGGCTCACCGGCGGATTGCCCCCTTGACGTTAGCGCAATGTCCAGAAGCCGCGCGGCCTTGCGGGCGTCGTCATAAAACAGCTCGTAAAAATCGCCCATGCGGTAAAAAAGCAACATATCCGGATGCTCGGCCTTGATGCGCAGATATTGTTGCATCACTGGCGTGTGTTGCGACTGTGTCTTCGTCGGCGCGGACATGCGGAAAGTGTAACGAAAGCTGGCAGGCAGGACTATGGCCAGGGACTTGAAACTTTGCATCAAAAATCCCATAGAATGATGTCGTGGCTTGGAGCCAAAAGTTCGGCCACGGTAGGTGAAGGAGTCAGCTAGCATGAGCGTTGATACGAATAAAGAAACACTTGGTTTTCAGGCGGAGGTCCGGCAGCTGCTGGATCTCTTGATCCATTCGCTCTATAGCGAAAAGGAGATCTTTTTGAGGGAACTGATCTCCAATGCTTCGGATGCGTGCGATAAGTTACGTTTTGAGGCGCTGTCTGATGAGAGCCTCTATGAGGGCGATGCAGAATTTAGGATCTACGTTGGTTACGATAAAAAGAAGAAGACGATCACGGTGCGCGACAACGGCATCGGCATGTCCCGCCAGGAAGTCGTGGACGCCATTGGCACGATTGCCAAGTCTGGCACCCGTCAGTTTTTTGAATCCTTAACGGGAGATCAAGCCAAAGATACTCGCTTGATCGGCGAGTTCGGTGTGGGCTTTTATTCTTCATTCATTGTGGCCGAGAGGGTTGTTTTAACTACGCGTCGCGCGGGGCTATCGCCCAGTGAAGGTGTGCGGTGGGAATCGGAAGGCGAGGGCGAGTACACCGTGGAGGCTGTGGAAACACCGGATCGCGGAACGGAAGTGGTACTGCACCTTCGCAAAGGCATGGGTGAATTTCTGGACGGCGAACGGCTGCGCGCCATTATCCGTAAGTACTCTGACCATATCTCGTTGCCAATCCTTATGCCAAAGGAGGGTGAGGATGCGCAGGGTGAGGAGACGGTGAACTCAGCCACAGCACTATGGACTCGCCCAAAGAAAGAGATCGCTGAAGAGGAGTACAACGAATTTTACAAGCACGTGGCGCACGATTTTGAGGCACCCTTGGCCTACATACACACTCAGGTGGAGGGGAAGCTGGAATACAGCAGCGTGCTATTTATTCCATCGCGGGCCCCTTTCGATCTATGGGACCGCGAACACCGCCACGGAATAAAGCTCTACGTCCGTCGCATCTTCATTATGGATGATGCGGAACAGCTTATACCGACCTACCTGCGCTTTGTACGTGGTGTGGTGGATTCGAATGACCTCCCGCTCAATGTCTCTCGGCAGATGCTGCAGCGTAACAAGGCCATCGATGCTATCCGGGCTGCATCCGTTAAGAAGATACTGGGATTGTTGGAAACGATGGCTAAGAAGGACGCTGAAAAGTATGGGACATTTTGGAAACAGTTTGGCCGCGTCTTGAAGGAAGGTATCGTGGAAGATTCTTCCAACCGCGATCGAATTGCCAAGCTTCTGCGCTTTACGTCCACTCATGACGACAAAGCTACACAAGCCGTTTCGCTTGAAGATTATGTAGGGCGCATGCAGGAGGATCAGAAGGCAATCTATTACGTGATTGCCGAAAGCTTCGACACAGCGAAGAACAGCCCACATTTGGAGATTTTCCGCAAAAAAGGGATTGAGGTTTTGGTGTTATCTGATGGGATTGATGAATGGTTGGTGACGTATTTAACAGAATTCGATGGTAAGAACCTGCAATCGGTAGCTAAGGGGGAATTGGATCTCGGCGAAGTAGAGAGTAAGGACGAGAAGCAACAGGTTGATGACGCGAGCGATAAATATAAGGATCTGTTGGAGCGCATCAAAAATGAATTGGACGATAAAGTAAAGGAAGTACGTATAACGAATCGGCTGACTAGCTCTCCCGCGTGTTTGGTTACTGATGAACACGAGATCGGCGGGCACCTACAGCGTCTTTTAAAGGCTGCCGGACAACAGGCCGATGCCATCAGGCCGATACTCGAAATAAATCCAGAACATCCCATTGTTGTACGGCTTAATGACGAAAAGAATGAGAAGCGTATCGCTGATTGGTCGCGTATTCTTTTTGATCAGGCTCTTCTAAGCGAAGGGGGCCAGCTTGATGATCCAGCAGGTTTTGTCCATCGGCTCAACGAGATCTTTCTGGTCATTAGCGGGGAGCAGGGCGGGGATCAAAAAAAGGGTGTTTGACCTATTCCCTAGACGGCCAATCGATTAGAATCGGTGCGGTACTGCGGTGAACGGCATTCCCGTATGGACGCATCAAGCCCCGATCTCTTAAAGCTTCTACAAGAACTCAACGCCATTGGCATCGCTCTTTCTGCTGAGCAGGATCATAATCGCCTGTTGGAAATGATCCTGGTGCGAGCTAAAGAGATCACGCATGCGGATGGTGGAACGCTCTATTCTCGGACCGAAGACGATCACCTGAAATTTGAGATCATGCTTACTGAGTCACTGGGAATCACGATGGGAGGTACCAGCGGTGAGCCGGTCCCGTACGCACCTTTGCCCCTATACGATGAGGAAGGGCGCCCGAACAATCAAATGGTAGCTGCGTGTGCAGCATTAAGTGGAAAGACGATTAATATTCCGGATGCTTATGTAAATGAAGAGTTTGATTTTTCCGGTACCCGCAAGTTTGATGAGCAGACCGGCTACCGCTCTAAGTCGTTTCTTACTGTTCCGATGACCAATCATGAAAATGAGATCATCGGTGTTTTGCAACTCTTGAATGCAAGGGATCCAAAAACTGGGGAAGTAGAGACATTCTCTAAACTGCATCAACAGTTGGTGGAATCGCTGGCGTCCCAGGCGGCGGTGACCATTACTAATAAATCACTGATCGATGCGCAACGGAAACTGTTTGATTCACTTATCCAGTTAATCGCGAATGCGATTGACGAAAAATCTCCCTACACGGCGGGACATTGCCGACGCGTGCCTGTATTGGTCGAAATGCTCGCGGATGCTGCTTGCCGAATGAACGTTGGTCCACTAAAGAATTTTGATTTGACCGATGACGAGCGCTATGAGTTAAGCGTGGCCGCTTGGTTACATGACTGCGGCAAGATCACGACGCCGGAGCATGTCGTAGATAAGCCGACGAAGCTCTCGACTCCGTTTGACCGTATAGATCTAGTAGAAACACGTTTAGAGGTGCTGAAGCGCGACGCTGAGATAACAGCGTTGCGACGTAAGCTTTCGGAAGCTGAGGGGGATAAAACGAAGGCGGATTTGTCGGATGATGAAGAATATCAGGCGCAACTCAAGCAGTTAGACGAAGATTTTGCGTTCTTACGCCGATGCAATATTGGCGGTGAATCCATGTTGGATGAAGACAGAGAGCGGGTGACTCAGATCGGTCAGTATCGATGGGCCAATTCAAACGGTGACGAGATAACCTTTTTGAACGATGACGAAATCTATAATCTCCACATCGGTCGCGGTACCTTGACGGAAGAAGAAAGGGAGATCATCAATAATCACGTCGTTGTCACTATAAAGATGTTGGAATCTCTTCCCTATCCCAAGCACCTCCGAAGGGTGCCAGAGTATGCAGGCGGCCACCATGAGCGTATGGATGGCACGGGATATCCGAACAGGCTGACTAAAGATGACATGTCAATTCCGGCAAGGATGGTAGCGATTGCGGATATATTCGAGGCACTCACGGCGCGTGATCGACCTTACAAGAACGCCATGTCGCTCTCAGAAGCCTTGGTTATCATGGGGCGCATGAAACAAAGTCATCACATCGATGCAGATCTGTTCGATGTCTTCGTGCGTGAGAGAGTATACGCCAGGTACGCGGAGCAATACCTCGAACCGCGCGAGATTGATGATGTGGACCTCAATAAAATCCCGGGATACAGTCCTTCCAAAGAAGAGCAAAGTGCCTAGCGTGTAACGTTTCTTTTGCACGTCGTTTTGTTGATTGATGCCGGTTGGCATTGCGCTTGTTTCAGGTGGTCTCAAACTCCAATCGTCATGAGCACGCCAAGCAACTTGAGTGCGGCACGTACGCCCCGTGAGCTGGTAGAGTGGGGCGCAAAGCGTTTCGAAGAAGCGGAACTCTGCTTCGGGCATGGTACAGACAACGCACAGGACGAGGCTCTGCTTCTGGTCTTGCATGCCTTGGGATTGGATTGGGGTGGTTCACACGACCAGTTTGACCGCCCGTTAGGGCATTCTGAGAAGCAGCGCGTGTTGGTACTCTTGAATGACCGCCTGAGTAGCCGCAAGCCGGCGGCCTATCTCACGCACTGCGCTCGATTTGCGGGTCTGCTGTTTTACGTGGATGAACGTGTGCTCGTGCCCCGATCGCCGATTGCCGAGTTGATCGAAGAACGTTTTGCTCCTTGGGTCAGCGTAGAGGATGTCCATCGTGTCCTCGATGTCGGTACCGGCAGTGGATGTATCGCGATTGCCTGCGCCCTGGCCTTTCCTAAGGCACGGGTGGACGCAGTGGATATCTCTTTGGATGCCCTTGAAGTTGCCAAGACGAATATTAAAAAGCATGGGGTTAATCAGCGGGTTTCAGTGATTCATTCTGATCTTTTCGATGCGCTATCAGAGGATCGTTACGATTTGATTGTCTGTAATCCCCCTTACGTGGAAAGCGAAGCGCTTGCGCGGTTACCTGAGGAGTACCAGTGTGAGCCGGTCGTTGGGCTTGATGGAGGTGAAGACGGCCTTGAAATAGTCGATCGCGTGCTCACGCAATCAACAAAACACGTCAACAGCGGGGGCGTACTTGTTTGCGAAGTTGGTGAGGGGCATGCTGCGTTGGCTTGCCGCTATCCGAATGTGCCGTTCCTCTGGCTGGAGTTTCAACGTGGTGGGGAAGGAGTTTGCCTGTTAACAGCCGAACAGGTGCTTGCGCATTTCAACAAACGTTAACGCTTGGCGCCACGGGACGGCAGTCTTTT
This genomic interval from Gammaproteobacteria bacterium contains the following:
- a CDS encoding DUF4124 domain-containing protein; this encodes MPIQTYPVRESFGKALCRSSHQVERLLFVLTLLAYCSAGLAGGVYKWVDEDGHVHYSDRAGHSTAEQLELDEAPAPDEELQARRAKQDKLLRIMEEERQKEQEQAARGKEEQAQNQQMCTLAKERLSQYQNSRFLFEEDGDGNQRRLSYAEKQQLEANAKAAVEHWCK
- a CDS encoding ferredoxin family protein, with protein sequence MTFVVKDACIKCKYTDCVEVCPVDCFHEGPNMLVIDPDECIDCTLCEPECPVDAICSEDDLPEDEKQYLELNAELSKTWPVINQMKEAPPDADEWKDVDDKLQYLER
- the mutS gene encoding DNA mismatch repair protein MutS; this encodes MSAPTKTQSQHTPVMQQYLRIKAEHPDMLLFYRMGDFYELFYDDARKAARLLDIALTSRGQSAGEPIPMAGMPAHAVDAYLAKLVRIGEPVVICDQIGDPSTTKGPVERKVVRIVTPGTVTDEALLDNREDNLLVAVNAGGEIFGIAALELSSGHFRVMEVRGNEALMSELERLKPAELLISEDHHGLSSIESWPGLRRQPPWYFDSDAARRALTRQFRVRDLSGFGCESMPLAIGAAGCLLQYAHDTQQANLPHIHGLRVELPDESIILDSISRRNLELDRSLVGSSENNLRQIMDTTVTAMGSRLLRRWLNRPIRDRQLLKLRHHAVDTLITQQQFDLLRRVLRRVGDMERILARIALKSARPRDLGQLRSSLGTLPELATLLGALDSPLIQTLGDEAGEFPELHRLLEDAIVETPPVLLRDGGVIAPGFDAELDELRELASEAGNYLVELEAREREVTGISNLKVGYNRVHGYYIEVARSQSHRIPPTYTRRQTLKSTERFIIPELKAFEDKVLSARERALAKEKALYDDLLEQLIGDLPALQACSAALAELDVLTTLAERADTLNLNAPELTDDPGYRIEAGRHLVVEHAATEPFVPNDLELADGRRMLIITGPNMGGKSTYMRQAALIVILAHIGSFVPAKAAIIGPVDRIFTRIGAFDDLAGGRSTFMVEMTETANILHNATRESLVLMDEVGRGTSTFDGLALAWAAAEHLAKEIGAFTLFATHYFELTALPAIDDSVANVHLDAIEHGDKIVFLHAVKEGPADRSYGLQVALLAGLPRPVVDQARRRLDELEAPQASPTQPVNEHQSDLFTQMQHNPLVDALKLIDPDCMTPIEALETLYRLRSLLQ
- the htpG gene encoding molecular chaperone HtpG, which encodes MSVDTNKETLGFQAEVRQLLDLLIHSLYSEKEIFLRELISNASDACDKLRFEALSDESLYEGDAEFRIYVGYDKKKKTITVRDNGIGMSRQEVVDAIGTIAKSGTRQFFESLTGDQAKDTRLIGEFGVGFYSSFIVAERVVLTTRRAGLSPSEGVRWESEGEGEYTVEAVETPDRGTEVVLHLRKGMGEFLDGERLRAIIRKYSDHISLPILMPKEGEDAQGEETVNSATALWTRPKKEIAEEEYNEFYKHVAHDFEAPLAYIHTQVEGKLEYSSVLFIPSRAPFDLWDREHRHGIKLYVRRIFIMDDAEQLIPTYLRFVRGVVDSNDLPLNVSRQMLQRNKAIDAIRAASVKKILGLLETMAKKDAEKYGTFWKQFGRVLKEGIVEDSSNRDRIAKLLRFTSTHDDKATQAVSLEDYVGRMQEDQKAIYYVIAESFDTAKNSPHLEIFRKKGIEVLVLSDGIDEWLVTYLTEFDGKNLQSVAKGELDLGEVESKDEKQQVDDASDKYKDLLERIKNELDDKVKEVRITNRLTSSPACLVTDEHEIGGHLQRLLKAAGQQADAIRPILEINPEHPIVVRLNDEKNEKRIADWSRILFDQALLSEGGQLDDPAGFVHRLNEIFLVISGEQGGDQKKGV
- a CDS encoding GAF domain-containing protein gives rise to the protein MDASSPDLLKLLQELNAIGIALSAEQDHNRLLEMILVRAKEITHADGGTLYSRTEDDHLKFEIMLTESLGITMGGTSGEPVPYAPLPLYDEEGRPNNQMVAACAALSGKTINIPDAYVNEEFDFSGTRKFDEQTGYRSKSFLTVPMTNHENEIIGVLQLLNARDPKTGEVETFSKLHQQLVESLASQAAVTITNKSLIDAQRKLFDSLIQLIANAIDEKSPYTAGHCRRVPVLVEMLADAACRMNVGPLKNFDLTDDERYELSVAAWLHDCGKITTPEHVVDKPTKLSTPFDRIDLVETRLEVLKRDAEITALRRKLSEAEGDKTKADLSDDEEYQAQLKQLDEDFAFLRRCNIGGESMLDEDRERVTQIGQYRWANSNGDEITFLNDDEIYNLHIGRGTLTEEEREIINNHVVVTIKMLESLPYPKHLRRVPEYAGGHHERMDGTGYPNRLTKDDMSIPARMVAIADIFEALTARDRPYKNAMSLSEALVIMGRMKQSHHIDADLFDVFVRERVYARYAEQYLEPREIDDVDLNKIPGYSPSKEEQSA
- the prmB gene encoding 50S ribosomal protein L3 N(5)-glutamine methyltransferase; its protein translation is MSTPSNLSAARTPRELVEWGAKRFEEAELCFGHGTDNAQDEALLLVLHALGLDWGGSHDQFDRPLGHSEKQRVLVLLNDRLSSRKPAAYLTHCARFAGLLFYVDERVLVPRSPIAELIEERFAPWVSVEDVHRVLDVGTGSGCIAIACALAFPKARVDAVDISLDALEVAKTNIKKHGVNQRVSVIHSDLFDALSEDRYDLIVCNPPYVESEALARLPEEYQCEPVVGLDGGEDGLEIVDRVLTQSTKHVNSGGVLVCEVGEGHAALACRYPNVPFLWLEFQRGGEGVCLLTAEQVLAHFNKR